The Aulosira sp. FACHB-615 genome contains the following window.
TCTGTTTCGACAATTATTCCCCGAAAAATTCTACCATCTGGCATTTGTCTTACTAGAGTACAGCCAATCAATTCAGGAGCCACTAAAGTTGAGGAACGAGTCAGCCAAGTTGCATCAATGTTAGATGTCATAAACTAGGGGCTAGGGACTAGAGGCTAGAGGGTAGTATTTTTACTCAGCACTCAGCACTTCAAGTATGAATACTCTGCTGAATGGGAACTTCTATGCGAAATTCTGTACCTTGGCCTGGTTGTGAATCGCATTGAAAAATACCACCATGCTTATCTACCACAATTTGGTAACTAATTGATAGTCCCAAACCTGTACCTTTACCTACAGGTTTAGTAGTGAAAAATGGGTCAAAAACTCTTGTTTTGACGGCTTCTGGTATGCCTAGTCCATTGTCTTTGATGTAAATTACCACGCTCGGCACATTTTTGTTCATCTCACCAACGGTAGTGCGAATGGAAATTTGACGTTGATGAGTGGCTGAGGTGGATTCTGGGTGATATTCTAAAGCATCGATCGCATTGCTCAACACATTCATAAAAACTTGGTTGAGTTGTCCTGCATAACACTCTACCAATGGCAAATCACCATACTCTTGAATAACTTGAATGTCAGCACCATCGGATTTCGATTTTAAGCGGTGCTGTAAAATCAATAAGGTACTATCGAGACCTTCGTGAATATCTACTACTTTCATTTCCGCTTCATCCAGGCGAGAGAAATTCCGCAAGGACATGACGATTTGGCGGATGCGTTCTACACCAAAGCTCATGGAAGAGAGAGTTTTGGGTAAATCTTGTGAGAGAAATTCTAAATCAATATCTTCCAGGCGATCGCTAATTTCTTCACTAGGTTTAGGATATTGTTTCTGATAAAGGTTGAGCATTCCCAGTAAATCATCTGCATACTCCCGCACATGGGATAAATTGCCATAAATAAAATTCACGGGATTATTAATTTCATGAGCTACACCCGCTACTAATTGACCTAGTGAAGACATTTTTTCTGTTTGGATAAGTTGAGTTTGGGTAGTTTGTAACTCATGCAAGGCGGCGGTTAATTTTTGGGCTTGCTGTTTGGTTTGTGATAGTAAATCAGCTTGTTGCAGGGCTACACCTAATTGAGCGGCGATTTGACTGAGAAAGTTAACTTCCGAAGGTTTCCATTCGCGGGGGCCAGAATGTTGATAAGTGCAAAGCAAACCCCAGAGTTTTTGTCCAACAAAAATGGGAGCTAAAACAAAAGCATGAATGTGATAATACTCTAGATTATCTAAATGGCACTGGTTAAAGCCCATGTGATAAATGTCATCCACAGCAAATGTTTCGTTGTGGCGGTAACGTCCTCCCTCGGTTTTTTGCAGGTAGGTGTCATTCCAAACGGTATTTACCCCTATTTTGCTTTCATTTGTCCAATGGGGGCTAGTCGCTTCAAAGTCGCCGACAAATTCACCACCCCAATCTGCTGTAAACCGATAAACCGAAACGCGATCGCCTTTGACTAACTGACAAACTTCTTTGGTGGTAATTTGAAAAATCTGATCTATATCCAAGGACTCCCGAATTTTAGCAATTACGCCAAATACAGCTTGTTGTTGTTGATATGTGCGTTCTAGTTCAACTGTGCGTCTTTTTACTTGATGTTCTAAATTTTGATTAAAGCCTTGTACTTGTTGATAAAGTTCATATTGTTGAATTGCTGAGGCAAAATGTTTGGCAAGTTCTCTAGCTAATTCAATATCTGCGTCTGTCCATTGTTGAGCTTGGGCTGTTTTTGATTCTTTCCAAACATCAAAAGATAACCGGGGATATAACTGGCGGCGATCGCGGTCAAATTGACCAGCCCACAAGGTTTCTGTGTCGATTTCATTGCGAAAGATACTCAAATAACCGACTAATTGCTGACGGTAACACAGGGGAATCATCAGCAAACTGCGAATTTTGGTTGGTTTAAAAGTTGGTTGCAAAGTTCGCAAACTTGCAGTTTGATAAATATCATCGATTGCCCAAACATCGTATTCACCAGACTGATAATATTCTTGCCAGACGTTATACTGCTCCATTAAGGGATAAATCGTATCTGGGGGAATTTCTGGCTGTTGTCCACTGGTATAAATTTGAATGCAGTCACTCCCAGGAATTAAACATTCTTTCAAACTTTTAATTTGATTATTAGCAGCTTGAAAAGCTTCGTTTCTCATACACAATCTTCCACCCACACCTTGAAAGGCGGCGACAGCAGCTTCTAATGCTGGTTGTAAAACAATTGTTGGGAGGGAATGTAGCAGGGTCGCAATGCGATTAATCACGCTTTCTCGTTCGGCTTTGGCGCGGGCTTGGGCGAGAAGATAACTTTGGGCGATCGCCACCGATAATTGATCTACAACCATTTGCATCGCTTCTAATTCATAAAGTGAAATAGAATGCGCCTGGGAATGATGAGATACTAGCAATCCCCACAGTTGATGTTGATGGAAAATCGGCGCGACAACGCAAGATTTAACGCCCATCGCCGTTAAGTATTCTGCGTGACAAGGATCTACAGGGCGATAACGAATATCCTCCGGTTTCAGTTCCCCTGTTTCTAAAACACTCATCGGGCTATGACCAATCTGTTGCAATTCCACATTTACAACCGAACGTACCCTAGATTTAATAAACAATTCACGCGCATAAGGCGGAATATCATCGGCGGGAAAATTCAGTCCCAACAGCGAAGGTAGACGCTGTTCATGAATGGATTCAGCCACCACTTTACCTGTACCATCCGTATGAAATTGATAAATCATTACTCGGTCAGTACCCAGTAAACAGCGTACTTCTGCTGTTGTGGTTGTAATAATTTCTTCTAACTCTAATGTTTGACGAATCCGATTTGTTATCCGGCGTAGAAGACTCTCTTGATTAAGTCTTGTCCGCAAGTTTGGATCTGCTAGTTGGGACATTGTTTTTAAGTTTAAAAATTTTTGAAATTAAATATCTTGTCAGCGATAAATCTAAAAATATTGTGAATTTTATGTAATCTATTTGTCTACAGTAAAACCACGGTCAAAATATAGTGAATACTCCTAGGTTTTTGTTACAGGTTTTTACATTATTTTGTTTAAGAAAAAAATCTCAGTATTTTATATATTTTTGATAAATTTTCACTAGTAAAAAGTTTAAAAAAACCAGATATTTATGTTTTTATAAAAAAATAGAGACCAGAACTAAGCTGTGTCTCTACTGTTAAACAGTAACTCTTCCTTGAGGATGATTACCCAGAGAATTAAACTCTGTTATTATCAGCAAAACGAATTCTTAAATAGTCTTCTTCCATTTTGGCACCAGCAGGCTGTAGTGCTGCTAAAGCCTGTGGCAAAACCAAATTACGGCGATGATTACCGATTGTAATGTTTAATTCATCACCTGTTTTACTTAGCTGAATTTGGTGTTTAGGAATACCTGGTAAATACAGTTCTAAACTGTATTCATTTTTCTCTTGTATGACTCTAACTGTTGTTTCTTTGTAATAAACTTGGCTAGGGTCTTCGTCTTTGTAGAGAATTTCCTTAAGTCTTTCTAATGCAGCTAATCCACACATTTCTTCAGAAAATAGCGGCACTTCTTTAACTGGCAGAGGATGGAAATTTTCGTGAATTTCTTGACGATACTGTTCTTGATTTTGTTTCCAACGTTGGAAAAATGGATCTTCCACTTCCGGCGGAATAATCCTATTAGCAACTACTAAATCTGTAGCTACATTGTATAAGCTTAAATAAGCATGGGCGCGTAGGGATTCTTTAATCACCATCTTTTCAGGATTGGTGACAAGACGTACAGAAGTTTGGGTATTATCTGTTAATACCTTTTCCAGCGCCTCAATTTGTTCATAAAATTCGTAAGGTGCATCCATTACCTCTTTGTCGGGTAGAGAAAAACCCGCAATTGGTTTAAAAATTGGTTCCACTAAAGGACGCAACGCTACAGAGATATTTTGAAATGGTTTGTAAAAGCGGCGCATATACCAACCGCCAACTTCTGGTAAGCTTAACAGGCGCAAAGCTGTGCCGGTAGGGG
Protein-coding sequences here:
- a CDS encoding GAF domain-containing protein, whose product is MSQLADPNLRTRLNQESLLRRITNRIRQTLELEEIITTTTAEVRCLLGTDRVMIYQFHTDGTGKVVAESIHEQRLPSLLGLNFPADDIPPYARELFIKSRVRSVVNVELQQIGHSPMSVLETGELKPEDIRYRPVDPCHAEYLTAMGVKSCVVAPIFHQHQLWGLLVSHHSQAHSISLYELEAMQMVVDQLSVAIAQSYLLAQARAKAERESVINRIATLLHSLPTIVLQPALEAAVAAFQGVGGRLCMRNEAFQAANNQIKSLKECLIPGSDCIQIYTSGQQPEIPPDTIYPLMEQYNVWQEYYQSGEYDVWAIDDIYQTASLRTLQPTFKPTKIRSLLMIPLCYRQQLVGYLSIFRNEIDTETLWAGQFDRDRRQLYPRLSFDVWKESKTAQAQQWTDADIELARELAKHFASAIQQYELYQQVQGFNQNLEHQVKRRTVELERTYQQQQAVFGVIAKIRESLDIDQIFQITTKEVCQLVKGDRVSVYRFTADWGGEFVGDFEATSPHWTNESKIGVNTVWNDTYLQKTEGGRYRHNETFAVDDIYHMGFNQCHLDNLEYYHIHAFVLAPIFVGQKLWGLLCTYQHSGPREWKPSEVNFLSQIAAQLGVALQQADLLSQTKQQAQKLTAALHELQTTQTQLIQTEKMSSLGQLVAGVAHEINNPVNFIYGNLSHVREYADDLLGMLNLYQKQYPKPSEEISDRLEDIDLEFLSQDLPKTLSSMSFGVERIRQIVMSLRNFSRLDEAEMKVVDIHEGLDSTLLILQHRLKSKSDGADIQVIQEYGDLPLVECYAGQLNQVFMNVLSNAIDALEYHPESTSATHQRQISIRTTVGEMNKNVPSVVIYIKDNGLGIPEAVKTRVFDPFFTTKPVGKGTGLGLSISYQIVVDKHGGIFQCDSQPGQGTEFRIEVPIQQSIHT
- a CDS encoding TRC40/GET3/ArsA family transport-energizing ATPase, translating into MRVILMTGKGGVGKTSVAAATGLRCAELGYRTLVLSTDPAHSLADSFDLELEHAPKQIRPNLWGAELDALQELEGNWGAVKRYITQVLQARGLEGVQAEELAILPGMDEIFSLVRMKRHYDEGDFDVLIIDSAPTGTALRLLSLPEVGGWYMRRFYKPFQNISVALRPLVEPIFKPIAGFSLPDKEVMDAPYEFYEQIEALEKVLTDNTQTSVRLVTNPEKMVIKESLRAHAYLSLYNVATDLVVANRIIPPEVEDPFFQRWKQNQEQYRQEIHENFHPLPVKEVPLFSEEMCGLAALERLKEILYKDEDPSQVYYKETTVRVIQEKNEYSLELYLPGIPKHQIQLSKTGDELNITIGNHRRNLVLPQALAALQPAGAKMEEDYLRIRFADNNRV